A stretch of the Fusarium musae strain F31 chromosome 2, whole genome shotgun sequence genome encodes the following:
- a CDS encoding hypothetical protein (EggNog:ENOG41): protein MHHSTNGIHRLSPRKVTDPDLVAIRDKLVDALALKASALVTPPATNLSPPSSHAGPPGTVQRPSSRSRHRRSKRPSSSSPRLVVGPDAIHRLPSELARLHLTSPLIVSSPSRSNIARKIQAIIPNLDSRILCSSNTTVPAQASGRDCVVSVGGGSAVTLARAVGIRKGIPHICIPTTYSASELHRGGGPSDSSSEEKGNGHDSRILPTVIIYDDNLTMSSPTRFSAPSDEKVMEDFARADTQPKSEDACWSYLHIPGV, encoded by the coding sequence ATGCATCACTCCACCAACGGCATTCATCGTTTGTCACCACGAAAAGTCACTGATCCTGATCTCGTTGCTATTCGTGACAAGCTTGTTGACGCCCTCGCCCTCAAGGCGTCCGCTCTTGTGACGCCGCCAGCCACCAACTtgtctcctccatcttcgcACGCTGGTCCGCCCGGCACGGTCCAGCGGCCCTCCTCTCGATCTCGACATCGCCGTTCAAaacgtccttcttcttcatctcctcgtcTAGTCGTCGGCCCTGACGCAATTCATCGTCTACCATCTGAGCTGGCTCGGTTACACTTGACTTCACCGCTCATTGTCTCAAGCCCTTCAAGATCAAATATCGCTCGCAAAATTCAAGCCATTATTCCTAATCTCGACAGTCGAATTCTCTGTTCATCTAATACCACCGTGCCAGCCCAGGCATCTGGACGAGATTGCGTTGTCAGCGTCGGCGGAGGTTCTGCTGTCACTTTGGCCCGAGCCGTTGGCATACGGAAAGGAATCCCTCACATTTGCATACCTACGACATACAGCGCAAGTGAACTACATCGAGGCGGAGGACCTAGCGACTCATCTTCCGAAGAGAAGGGCAACGGCCACGACAGCAGGATTCTTCCCACCGTTATCATTTACGACGACAACCTCACCATGAGCTCCCCAACTCGATTTTCAGCACCCAGCGATGAGAAAGTCATGGAGGACTTTGCTCGAGCCGACACGCAGCCCAAATCAGAAGACGCCTGCTGGAGCTATCTTCATATTCCAGGCGTCTGA